The following coding sequences are from one Trichoplusia ni isolate ovarian cell line Hi5 chromosome 15, tn1, whole genome shotgun sequence window:
- the LOC113501182 gene encoding SRSF protein kinase 3 encodes MSSKSDVNRRVLAIQAKKKRHKLGKKKNREEDHGAGGQGNGLRNQNQNRLEPTHSSSNETIEEDEDEQYTSDDEEQEDSADYCKGGYHPVKIGDLFLNRYHVTRKLGWGHFSTVWLCWDLVDKRFVALKVVKSAPHFTETALDEIKILKAVRDSDPADPKRNKTVQLLNDFKITGVNGTHVCMVFEVLGHHLLKLILKSNYRGIPRENVKTIIRQVLEGLDYLHTKCKIIHTDIKPENVLVCVDEPYIRKLAAEATELHSLGLRLPLSLISTAPKKFQEQVVTAKMSRNKKKKLKKKAKRQSMLLKKQMEQIEEIEEQKKNTNNSESAPMSQDNDDSPPTPEEASVIETTRSENETNINGCNDLEGADEEAFDTDADAVQVRTKQYGCGDDIGTPMSEGEMTDTPPSFNSQSTKGKSLDKKFDPAFDICDLEVKIADLGNACWVHRHFTEDIQTRQYRSLEVLLSAGYGTSADIWSTACMAFELATGDYLFEPHSGDGYSRDEDHLAHIIELLGDIPKRIAASGKYSKVFFNKKGELRNITGLKPWGLVSVLTEKYEWSQIDAEEFADFLKPMLDFDPNRRATAYECLQHPWLKLAEPEQNESDK; translated from the coding sequence ATGAGTTCTAAATCAGATGTAAATAGGAGAGTGCTCGCCATTCAGGCGAAAAAGAAACGGCATAAACTcggtaaaaagaaaaatcgcGAGGAGGACCACGGGGCTGGTGGACAAGGAAACGGTCTGCGCAACCAGAATCAGAATCGTTTAGAACCTACACATAGCTCTTCCAATGAAACCATCGAGGAGGATGAAGATGAACAATACACTAGCGACGACGAAGAGCAGGAAGACAGCGCTGACTATTGCAAGGGTGGTTACCATCCTGTCAAAATTGGAGACTTATTCCTGAATCGGTACCACGTCACTAGAAAATTAGGATGGGGGCATTTTTCTACTGTGTGGTTGTGTTGGGATCTCGTTGATAAACGGTTTGTTGCATTGAAAGTCGTGAAATCAGCACCGCATTTCACGGAGACGGCCCTAGATGAAATTAAGATTCTGAAGGCAGTTCGAGACAGCGATCCAGCTGATCCCAAAAGAAACAAGACCGTGCAGTTGcttaatgactttaaaataactggTGTGAATGGAACCCATGTGTGCATGGTGTTTGAGGTTCTGGGTCACCACCTACTGAAGTTGATACTCAAGTCTAATTATAGAGGTATACCTCGGGAGAACGTTAAGACAATCATACGACAAGTGCTGGAGGGTTTGGACTACCTTCATACTAAATGTAAGATTATTCATACAGATATTAAGCCTGAGAATGTATTGGTGTGTGTTGATGAACCTTACATCCGCAAACTGGCAGCAGAGGCCACTGAATTACATTCCTTAGGCTTAAGGCTGCCTCTTTCCTTGATTAGTACTGCGCCAAAGAAATTTCAAGAACAGGTAGTCACTGCTAAAATgagtagaaataaaaagaagaaattaaagaagaaagcTAAGCGTCAGTCAATGTTACTTAAGAAGCAAATGGAACAAATAGAAGAAATAGAAGAACAgaaaaagaatacaaataacAGTGAGTCAGCTCCTATGTCACAAGACAATGATGATTCACCTCCAACTCCTGAAGAAGCCAGTGTGATTGAGACTACTCGCTCTGAGAATGAAACTAATATAAATGGTTGTAATGATCTAGAAGGAGCTGATGAGGAAGCATTTGACACTGATGCTGATGCTGTTCAGGTAAGAACAAAGCAGTACGGCTGTGGAGATGACATAGGTACCCCTATGTCTGAAGGAGAAATGACTGATACTCCACCTTCTTTTAATTCACAATCTACAAAAGGTAAATCACTTGACAAAAAGTTTGATCCTGCCTTTGATATCTGTGACTTGGAGGTCAAGATTGCAGATCTAGGTAATGCTTGTTGGGTCCACCGGCACTTCACTGAGGATATTCAAACCAGGCAGTACAGGTCGCTAGAAGTGTTGCTGAGTGCTGGCTATGGAACTTCTGCAGACATTTGGAGTACTGCATGCATGGCTTTTGAATTGGCCACAGGGGACTACTTATTTGAGCCACACTCTGGTGATGGTTACAGCCGAGATGAAGATCACCTGGCTCACATTATAGAACTACTAGGTGATATTCCAAAAAGAATCGCTGCATCAGGAAAATATTCGAAagtattctttaataaaaaggGTGAGTTGAGGAACATTACAGGTTTAAAACCATGGGGCTTAGTATCTGTACTCACAGAGAAATATGAATGGAGTCAGATAGATGCAGAGGAGTTTGCTGATTTCTTAAAGCCTATGCTCGACTTTGATCCAAATCGGCGTGCCACCGCATATGAGTGCCTTCAGCACCCATGGTTGAAACTTGCAGAACCTGAACAAAACGAGTctgacaaataa
- the LOC113501261 gene encoding monocarboxylate transporter 6-like, whose protein sequence is MSRPPKNIITTKANDTKRSILVVPSKVCSNAEEPELEGVEETEIAAQITVPEEGGWGWLVVAASFFCIFVLDGVYFTFGSIFHDMAHDLAVEESLVALINSIAVAVYFVGGPFVSALINRFGFRACTMSGSIIGSIALLCSYFCLSYATVLLFYGFIGGFGACLVSMSSGLIVGFYFERLRSLAMSIASVGSSVGIMIMFTVNTQLVRLAGWRVTTLFHCGLFGSLYFVGMVFRPLLSLTVTKTTEDPTRTVTYLPSLAAIKASPSRVRKEGVMPTGAERLFSAVSNVHFPTAANVVKEGIVTKTMSNQAGPSAVPVGMSRLTVTAQGPSGGISQRQLNKVKSMMSKTSVQERTKEPLLNVEVNLKVEPQQKLSCWQRLCHWEEHVPQSRPMYRDDAFYGGKLENLPAYQKSVLDTSPEARTGLEYQMAVSRAVTAVDLSEKRGVFTTAVRRILATMMDPKLLKKISFILFCTSGFFTYLGYLVPYVFLPDRNLDAGIAPQHCSLFVSVIGFANAVGRLVIGALACKYSPLKLYMGACLIAGFGIIAFNLSFNVYYQYFCCIVFGFHIASLSSIRSMVIVNLYGLDMLTNATGMMLMFQGIGSLLSTPLSSVLKNQFGYAVSFYVAGAFVLISGFILLPLKKINDREKQAEEKKNASTDPKPPEQVVPPPPVHNPPPSPNAPPQPSQFPQPLSQPQATPYSQGSQYTQQASQHTQTSQMAQNPKRNMNPSQRGK, encoded by the coding sequence ATGAGCAGGCCCCCTAAGAACATTATAACAACCAAAGCAAATGATACTAAGAGGAGCATTCTCGTTGTGCCCAGTAAAGTTTGTAGCAACGCTGAAGAACCTGAACTTGAAGGTGTTGAAGAAACTGAGATTGCAGCTCAAATAACCGTTCCTGAAGAAGGAGGATGGGGATGGCTTGTAGTTGCAGCGAGCTTTTTTTGCATCTTTGTACTAGACGGAGTTTATTTCACGTTTGGTAGCATATTCCATGATATGGCACATGACCTTGCAGTGGAAGAATCTCTAGTGGCACTCATCAATTCTATAGCAGTTGCAGTATACTTCGTAGGCGGTCCGTTCGTATCTGCACTCATTAACAGATTTGGATTCCGGGCGTGCACTATGAGCGGTTCAATAATTGGCAGTATAGCACTTTTGTGTTCATATTTCTGTCTCAGTTACGCTACGGtccttttattttatggattcATTGGAGGATTTGGAGCCTGTCTTGTCAGTATGTCTTCTGGGTTAATAGTGggattttattttgaacgaCTTCGGTCACTAGCTATGTCTATAGCAAGTGTCGGCTCCAGTGTCGGTATCATGATAATGTTCACAGTCAATACACAGCTGGTTCGTTTGGCTGGATGGCGTGTAactacattatttcattgtgGATTATTTGGCTCACTGTATTTTGTAGGCATGGTATTTCGACCATTGCTTTCACTGACTGTAACAAAAACTACAGAGGATCCGACTCGTACCGTAACTTATTTACCAAGTCTGGCTGCGATTAAAGCTTCTCCATCTCGAGTCCGAAAAGAAGGAGTAATGCCAACAGGTGCAGAACGTCTATTCAGTGCAGTATCTAATGTACATTTCCCTACTGCAGCTAATGTTGTTAAAGAAGGAATAGTAACTAAAACGATGTCAAATCAAGCGGGTCCGTCCGCCGTGCCTGTAGGCATGTCAAGACTCACAGTAACAGCCCAAGGCCCATCAGGTGGAATTAGTCAGAGGCAATTGAATAAAGTTAAATCCATGATGTCCAAAACAAGTGTACAAGAGAGAACCAAAGAACCGTTACTGAATGTTGAAGTAAATTTGAAGGTAGAGCCGCAACAAAAACTATCTTGTTGGCAACGGTTATGCCACTGGGAAGAGCATGTACCCCAATCGCGGCCTATGTATCGAGATGATGCATTCTACGGAGGCAAGCTTGAAAATTTACCAGCGTATCAGAAAAGTGTGTTGGACACATCACCTGAGGCTAGAACAGGTTTAGAATACCAAATGGCAGTATCACGTGCCGTGACAGCAGTTGACTTAAGTGAAAAAAGAGGTGTATTTACAACGGCTGTTAGACGAATTCTTGCTACAATGATGGAtccaaaattactaaaaaaaatatcgtttatattattttgtactagTGGTTTTTTCACATACTTAGGTTATTTAGTACCTTATGTTTTTTTGCCCGATCGAAATCTGGATGCAGGTATTGCCCCTCAACATTGTAGTTTGTTTGTAAGCGTCATAGGTTTTGCTAATGCAGTGGGTCGGTTAGTTATAGGTGCCTTAGCTTGTAAATACAGCCCTTTGAAACTATATATGGGAGCGTGTCTGATAGCAGGATTCGGAATAATAGCATTCAATCTGTCTTTCAACGTTTACTATCAATACTTCTGCTGTATAGTGTTCGGTTTTCACATTGCTAGTTTAAGTAGTATACGAAGTATGGTCATCGTAAATTTGTACGGACTAGATATGTTAACTAATGCGACTGGCATGATGTTAATGTTTCAAGGTATAGGAAGTCTTTTAAGTACACCTTTGTCTAGCGTACTTAAAAATCAGTTCGGTTACGCCGTATCTTTTTATGTCGCTGGTGCATTTGTACTAATAAGTGGCTTTATTTTGCTTCCGTTAAAGAAAATTAACGACAGAGAGAAACAAGCAGAggagaaaaaaaatgcatctACAGATCCTAAACCTCCAGAACAGGTAGTACCGCCACCACCCGTCCACAACCCACCTCCATCACCAAACGCACCACCGCAACCTTCACAATTCCCACAACCCCTGTCACAACCACAGGCCACACCATACTCACAAGGCTCGCAATACACACAACAAGCTTCGCAACACACACAAACCTCACAAATGGCACAGAATccaaaaagaaatatgaatccATCTCAAAGGGGTAAATGA